The sequence caatACGGTCCTTGCGATCCCTCGCTGCCTCATTTAGCAGGACCTACGCGACGATTACCCCTtattctcctccatcaaaTGACTATGCCCCTGCGCGACGCAACCCTCGCCCTGAATCACCTCAGTTCTTCACTGGCCGACCTGAATTCCACGAAGCGCTCGCTTCCTTATCTTCTACAGTCAAGCACACGACAACAGTTCTTCGTGAAGCTCATATTTACCCTCTCCCTACCGACCTTCCCCACGTTACTCCTCCAAGGGCAGCTTGGGTTTCTCCTGAAGAGCTGTCCTCGATCTTCCAGGTCAAGCTCAAAACTAGTACCCTTCGCCAGGTCATGGACCTCCTCAGTGAGCTGCATAACCTTCGGCACGTGAGCGAGCTTGCTGGCTATCCTGATTTAGCTGCCAAGATTGACGCTGCGTTGGAGAAGTACGAACGAGCCGACATGgctgaaggaaagaaggacgccaaggaaaagaaggaaaaaagaaaagtggATGAATACGGGAGGGCATATGCtatgggaaggaagaagacgtcCAGCGCAAGAGTATGGATGATCCCCAACCCGTCGGCTCGACCCTTCCTTCAATCAGCGGAAGGCTCTTCTACCGACGTTCTTACTCTTCCCACCTCTGAAATTCTTATCAACCATCAGCCGATTTCCACTTACTTCCCCCGCCTCGTTGACCGAGAAACCATCCTTCGTCCATTGAGGTTGACCGGTCTTCTAGGCGCGTACAATATCTTTGCTTTTGCCTGCGGTGGTGGCGTTTCTGGTCAAGCGGGCGCGGTTGCCCTTGGCGTAGCTAGGGC is a genomic window of Cryptococcus tetragattii IND107 chromosome 7, whole genome shotgun sequence containing:
- a CDS encoding mitochondrial 37S ribosomal protein uS9m, with amino-acid sequence MTFPSTSSIRSLRSLAASFSRTYATITPYSPPSNDYAPARRNPRPESPQFFTGRPEFHEALASLSSTVKHTTTVLREAHIYPLPTDLPHVTPPRAAWVSPEELSSIFQVKLKTSTLRQVMDLLSELHNLRHVSELAGYPDLAAKIDAALEKYERADMAEGKKDAKEKKEKRKVDEYGRAYAMGRKKTSSARVWMIPNPSARPFLQSAEGSSTDVLTLPTSEILINHQPISTYFPRLVDRETILRPLRLTGLLGAYNIFAFACGGGVSGQAGAVALGVARALAILREDSTDVLRADGALMRDTRMVERKKTNRAKARKGYTWVKR